Proteins encoded by one window of Canis aureus isolate CA01 chromosome 13, VMU_Caureus_v.1.0, whole genome shotgun sequence:
- the ELOVL1 gene encoding very long chain fatty acid elongase 1 isoform X1, with product MEAVVNLYQEMMKYADPRLQGYPLMGSPLLMTSILLTYVYFVLSLGPRIMANRKPFQLRGFMIVYNFSLVALSLYIVYEFLMSGWLSTYTWRCDPVDYSNSPEALRMVRVAWLFLFSKFIELMDTVIFILRKKDGQVTFLHVFHHSVLPWSWWWGVKIAPGGMGSFHAMINSSVHVVMYLYYGLSALGPVAQPYLWWKKHMTAIQLIQFVLVSLHISQYYFMPSCDYQYPVIIHLIWMYGTIFFVLFSNFWYHSYTKGKRLPRVLQNGAPGTAKVKAN from the exons ATGGAGGCGGTCGTGAACTTGTACCAGGAGATGATGAAGTATGCAG ATCCTCGGCTCCAGGGCTACCCTCTGATGGGGTCCCCCCTGCTAATGACCTCCATCCTCCTGACCTACGTGTACTTCGTTCTCTCACTTGGGCCTCGCATCATGGCCAATCGGAAGCCCTTCCAGCTCCGGGGCTTCATGATTGTCTACAACTTCTCACTGGTGGCGCTCTCCCTCTACATTGTCTATGAG TTCTTGATGTCTGGCTGGTTGAGTACCTACACCTGGCGCTGCGATCCTGTAGACTATTCCAACAGCCCGGAGGCACTAAGG ATGGTTCGAGTGGCCtggctcttcctcttctccaAGTTCATCGAGCTGATGGACACG GTGATCTTTATTCTCCGGAAAAAAGATGGACAGGTGACCTTCCTCCATGTCTTCCACCACTCCGTGCTTCCCTGGAGCTGGTGGTGGGGGGTAAAGATTGCCCCGG GAGGAATGGGCTCTTTCCACGCCATGATCAACTCCTCGGTGCATGTCGTCATGTACCTGTACTACGGGTTGTCCGCCCTGGGCCCTGTGGCTCAGCCCTACCTGTGGTGGAAAAAGCACATGACAGCCATCCAGCTG ATCCAGTTCGTGCTGGTGTCGCTGCACATCTCCCAGTACTACTTCATGCCTAGCTGTGACTACCAGTACCCAGTCATCATCCACCTCATCTGGATGTACGGCACCATCTTCTTTGTGCTCTTCTCCAACTTCTGGTATCACTCCTATACCAAAGGCAAACGGCTGCCCCGTGTACTTCAAAACGGAGCTCCAGGTACCGCCAAAGTCAAGGCCAACTGA
- the ELOVL1 gene encoding very long chain fatty acid elongase 1 isoform X2 translates to MQFLMSGWLSTYTWRCDPVDYSNSPEALRMVRVAWLFLFSKFIELMDTVIFILRKKDGQVTFLHVFHHSVLPWSWWWGVKIAPGGMGSFHAMINSSVHVVMYLYYGLSALGPVAQPYLWWKKHMTAIQLIQFVLVSLHISQYYFMPSCDYQYPVIIHLIWMYGTIFFVLFSNFWYHSYTKGKRLPRVLQNGAPGTAKVKAN, encoded by the exons ATGCAG TTCTTGATGTCTGGCTGGTTGAGTACCTACACCTGGCGCTGCGATCCTGTAGACTATTCCAACAGCCCGGAGGCACTAAGG ATGGTTCGAGTGGCCtggctcttcctcttctccaAGTTCATCGAGCTGATGGACACG GTGATCTTTATTCTCCGGAAAAAAGATGGACAGGTGACCTTCCTCCATGTCTTCCACCACTCCGTGCTTCCCTGGAGCTGGTGGTGGGGGGTAAAGATTGCCCCGG GAGGAATGGGCTCTTTCCACGCCATGATCAACTCCTCGGTGCATGTCGTCATGTACCTGTACTACGGGTTGTCCGCCCTGGGCCCTGTGGCTCAGCCCTACCTGTGGTGGAAAAAGCACATGACAGCCATCCAGCTG ATCCAGTTCGTGCTGGTGTCGCTGCACATCTCCCAGTACTACTTCATGCCTAGCTGTGACTACCAGTACCCAGTCATCATCCACCTCATCTGGATGTACGGCACCATCTTCTTTGTGCTCTTCTCCAACTTCTGGTATCACTCCTATACCAAAGGCAAACGGCTGCCCCGTGTACTTCAAAACGGAGCTCCAGGTACCGCCAAAGTCAAGGCCAACTGA
- the CDC20 gene encoding cell division cycle protein 20 homolog: protein MAQFVFESDLHSLLQLDAPIPNAPPARWQRKAREAAGPAPSPMRAANRSHSAGRTPGRTPGKSSSKAQTTPSKPGGDRYIPHRSASQMEVASFLLSKENQPEESHTPTKKEHQKAWALNLNGFDVEEAKILRLSGKPQNAPEGYQNRLKVLYSQKATPGSTRKTCRYIPSLPDRILDAPEIRNDYYLNLVDWSSGNVLAVALDNSVYLWSASSGDILQLLQMEQPGEYISSVAWIKEGNYLAVGTSSAEVQLWDVQQQKRLRNMTGHSARVSSLCWNSYILSSGSRSGHIHHHDVRVAEHHVATLSGHSQEVCGLRWAPDGRHLASGGNDNLVNVWPSAPGEGGWVPLQTFTQHQGAVKAVAWCPWQSNVLATGGGTSDRHIRIWNVCSGACLSAVDAQSQVCSILWSPHYKELISGHGFAQNQLVIWKYPTMAKVAELKGHTARVLSLTMSPDGATVASAAADETLRLWRCFELDPARRREREKASAAKSSLIHQGIR from the exons ATGGCGCAGTTCGTGTTCGAGAGCGACCTGCACTCGCTGCTGCAGCTGGACGCGCCCATCCCCAATGCGCCCCCCGCGCGCTGGCAGCGCAAGGCCAGGGAGGCCGCAGGCCCGGCGCCTTCGCCCATGCGGGCGGCCAACCGGTCCCACAGCGCCGGCAGGACCCCCGGCCGGACTCCGG GCAAGTCCAGCTCCAAGGCTCAGACCACTCCCAGCAAACCCGGCGGGGACCGCTACATCCCCCATCGCAGTGCTTCCCAGATGGAGGTGGCCAGTTTCCTCCTGAGCAAGGAAAACCAGCCTGAAGAGAGCCACACGCCCACCAAGAAG GAACATCAGAAAGCCTGGGCTCTGAACCTGAACGGTTTTGACGTGGAGGAAGCCAAGATCCTGCGGCTCAGTGGAAAACCACAGAATGCCCCAGAGG GTTACCAGAACAGACTGAAAGTGCTGTACAGCCAGAAGGCCACGCCTGGCTCCACCCGGAAGACCTGCCGTTACATTCCCTCCCTGCCAGACCGAATCCTGGACGCCCCTGAAATCCGGAATGACTACT ACCTGAACCTTGTGGACTGGAGCTCTGGGAATGTGCTGGCTGTGGCGTTGGACAACAGTGTGTACTTGTGGAGTGCTAGCTCCGGTGACATCTTGCAGCTGCTGCAGATGGAGCAGCCTGGGGAGTACATATCTTCTGTGGCCTGGATCAAGGAGGGCAACTACCTGGCTGTGGGCACCAGCAGTGCTGAGGTGCAG CTGTGGGACGTGCAGCAGCAGAAGCGGCTTCGAAACATGACCGGTCATTCTGCCCGAGTGAGCTCCCTGTGCTGGAACAGCTATATCTTGTCCAG TGGCTCACGTTCTGGCCACATCCATCACCATGATGTTCGGGTCGCAGAACACCATGTGGCCACACTGAGTGGCCACAGCCAGGAGGTGTGTGGACTGCGCTGGGCCCCAGATGGACGACATTTGGCCAGCGGTGGCAACGACAACTTGGTCAATGTGTGGCCTAGTGCTCCTGGAGAGGGTGGCTGGGTGCCCCTGCAGACATTCACCCAGCACCAAGGGGCAGTCAAG GCTGTAGCTTGGTGTCCGTGGCAGTCCAATGTCCTGGCAACTGGAGGGGGCACCAGTGACCGACACATTCGCATCTGGAATGTCTGCTCTGGGGCCTGCCTGAGTGCCGTGGATGCTCAATCCCAG GTGTGCTCCATCCTCTGGTCTCCCCACTACAAGGAGCTCATCTCTGGCCATGGCTTTGCCCAGAACCAGTTGGTTATTTGGAAATACCCAACCATGGCCAAGGTGGCTGAGCTTAAAG GTCACACTGCCCGGGTACTCAGCCTGACCATGAGCCCGGACGGGGCCACTGTGGCCTCAGCGGCCGCAGATGAGACCCTGCGGCTATGGCGCTGCTTTGAGTTGGATCCTGCGCGGCGGCGGGAACGGGAGAAGGCCAGCGCGGCCAAGAGCAGCCTCATCCACCAAGGCATCCGTTGA